A window from Drosophila kikkawai strain 14028-0561.14 chromosome 2L, DkikHiC1v2, whole genome shotgun sequence encodes these proteins:
- the Plzf gene encoding zinc finger and BTB domain-containing protein 24, whose protein sequence is MLHTQAIHSVPTLHQPLHSKVSNYLNNQRRTGQFCDLLLELDSDDALSLSLSVHFCVLAAQSQLINTNQKQQQFSIHNPLKITIRNFSCSQCLHTIVDFFYEDIVSVSKEHEPHFRELAQILAVTELLNLYQMQPLGEVKEASEIIALGDDELSLENPVKKSEDVFENQQSYFKLKNPRAVKSSSKVNYCIGCDFKCYPVQKMIEHMGSCEPSHLTCSLCEVGFLHWREYDRHLRRHSGDLRKPFFCLQCGIRFTTRAALLVHQPKHSTETPHICPHCGKGFKWKQGLSNHILVHNPEKQMLCDVCGYSTTHMKALKSHKLLHTGEFFACTFPGCKHRANRKENLKLHIETHKQGRDFICEICGCKFSQSKNLKRHALKHTENGPNRYKCQLCGFSSHRSDKMKEHVQRVHTEKAVQLELSETVDSSFPDDFDLPIIETLPSPKKKQPKEVVKAKLKRETNAERRLKILLPKETVK, encoded by the exons atgttgcatACCCAGGCAATTCACTCAGTGCCCACACTGCATCAACCTCTGCACTCCAAGGTATCGAATTACCTGAACAACCAGCGCAGAACGGGACAATTCTGCGATCTGCTCCTCGAGCTAGACTCGGACGATGCCCTGAGTTTGAGTCTAAGTGTTCACTTTTGCGTTTTGGCCGCCCAGAGTCAGTTGATAAACACCaaccagaagcagcagcagttttCCATTCACAACCCCCTGAAGATCACCATCCGCAACTTTAGCTGCTCACAATGCCTGCACACTATAGTGGATTTTTTCTACGAGGACATTGTTTCCGTGTCCAAGGAGCACGAGCCTCACTTCCGGGAACTGGCACAAATACTGGCCGTGACCGAACTGCTCAATCTCTACCAGATGCAGCCATTGGGAGAGGTAAAGGAAGCGTCAGAGATTATAGCTCTCGGAGATGATGAACTGAGTTTGGAGAATCCGGTGAAGAAATCCGAGGACGTGTTTGAGAACCAGCAGAGCTACTTTAAG TTAAAGAATCCCAGAGCCGTAAAGTCCAGCAGCAAGGTGAACTACTGCATTGGCTGCGACTTCAAGTGCTACCCGGTACAGAAAATGATCGAGCATATGGGAAGCTGTGAGCCCTCCCACCTCACCTGCTCCCTGTGCGAGGTGGGATTTCTGCACTGGCGCGAATACGACCGACATCTTCGCAGGCATTCCGGCGACTTGCGCAAGCCCTTCTTCTGCCTGCAGTGCGGAATTCGGTTCACCACTCGGGCAGCCCTGCTCGTCCATCAGCCCAAGCACTCTACGGAAACGCCGCACATCTGTCCGCATTGCGGCAAGGGCTTCAAGTGGAAACAGGGCCTAAGCAATCACATTCTGGTGCACAATCCCGAGAAACAAATGCTGTGTGACGTCTGCGGCTATAGCACCACCCACATGAAGGCCCTCAAGTCCCACAAACTGCTCCACACCGGCGAGTTCTTTGCCTGCACTTTTCCGGGATGTAAGCATCGCGCCAATCGCAAGGAGAACCTCAAGCTGCACATCGAGACGCACAAGCAGGGACGGGACTTTATCTGCGAAATCTGCGGCTGCAAGTTCAGTCAGAGCAAGAATCTCAAGCGCCATGCCCTAAAGCACACTGAAAATGGTCCAAATCGTTACAAGTGCCAGCTATGTGGATTCAGTAGTCATCGTTCTGACAAAATGAAGGAGCACGTGCAGCGGGTGCATACGGAAAAGGCTGTACAATTGGAGCTCTCGGAGACGGTGGACAGTTCCTTTCCCGACGACTTTGACCTGCCCATCATCGAGACTCTGCCATCGCCTAAAAAGAAACAGCCCAAGGAAGTCGTCAAGGCGAAGCTGAAAAGAGAAACAAATGCCGAAAGGCGCCTGAAAATTTTACTGCCCAAGGAGACTGTCAAATGA
- the LOC108082240 gene encoding nuclear protein 1 encodes MSEAHFDEYEHYNFDHDKHIFSGHSGKQRSKKEATEHTNHFDPSGHSRKILTKLMNTNNNNKKAAACKN; translated from the coding sequence atgTCCGAGGCGCACTTTGATGAGTACGAGCACTACAATTTCGACCATGACAAGCACATCTTCTCTGGCCACAGCGGCAAGCAGCGCTCCAAGAAGGAGGCCACCGAGCACACCAATCACTTTGACCCCTCCGGACACTCCCGCAAAATCCTCACAAAGCTGAtgaacaccaacaacaacaacaagaaggcCGCCGCCTGCAAGAACTGA